The Drosophila gunungcola strain Sukarami chromosome 3L unlocalized genomic scaffold, Dgunungcola_SK_2 000003F, whole genome shotgun sequence genome contains a region encoding:
- the LOC128258146 gene encoding uncharacterized protein LOC128258146 isoform X5: MAKWLLGLWLAILVVDRPGVIAYRSGSGYPSGQLEQVGLSAAEHGQSNYGTDQQQPIYHRDSPCPAHFTGLVAYPHDCHRYVNCFQGSPTIQTCSPGTLFNAKSLVCDHPNNVACPSPESETTRLGRLTQFDSKPKCPAGVNGLHPHPSDCTKFLNCANGQAFIMDCSPGTAFSPLTLVCVHKDVANCGSGGAGSLGHADLIRDFSALTCPQQAQGYYLHPFDCTKYLKCWNQQISVENCKPGEVFSISRQECADRDEVTEAYDRVEYFEDTQHELSKEEVEEEEHPEQETGNSHDVSYQPSSPSTGKYQTPYNSNEGYQQPYPTKGGYQPSSPSNGGYQQPSQANGSYQPPYPTNGVYQPTSPAIGAYQPPYQATGGYQPSSLTNGGYQPPSQANGGYQPPAQPNGGYQPSPPINEGYQHSSQASGGYHPPSVANGGYQTPIQANGGYQSHSQENGVYQPSHQTTGGYQPPFQSNDGYLSQTQSTDITYYPGGVEPSAPPCPLMCPEQVSGLFPNPFDATGYLTCIDGHTLARQCQPLDIFSVSQGYCLPGQHVAITDRIPFEKKQDDQDNPLACPRNYVGFFVYPFDCSKYLSCGPNGMELLSCPNEQHYSVSLGFCKPMDQVLREDRLYTLSELHIIVEWTQRMKIEGAVPACPEGITGTLPHPRVPSKYLRCGPGQAEMYDCPSQKIFSISRRVCVLDTKLPSHDRTDYLVRGVTSGWIAPSNDNRQSKSYETSGRDQFGKRYTTTTTTTTRVIGDRWSDMNMQRPSGAGLEQNPHHHQHAHNPGWTGQETSYVQRGPAQNTLYVEGSLQPNRNYHTYKTPLAPMAPSNTGKVYYAQPVAEQQPEHARPVPSRQNFSRRIDYGSPGNRWEPMPPLAPLGGQQPLNLDYTPHTPGAREPQPQTPLPGQKPIDLDYDDQQTPQDPYTGLQPLPGSPSRFYPDQLPSGSKPIGKQQPVDSESNGFPDQHKPNTPPRHNPNYGSPLSNESNLYGGLLPPKPDFPVDTQPTSTPRPFPSKAPTPQLANRLHIFPIYPPVVNATSHQTPNQPHYSPSYSGIAHSRNASWSKVPVTSTTPAQDPDPFNPESDEPFYDDGDDFTPTTVRRGLVPPPFDHKFYSPQSQIPSLSQGSDPNSQTAIKEALKLMLRPYFNHSGNAQEKLAKQAESAIVSVISKPPTTPKPKTTTTSTTARIDLDSDAELIKAGEQESLDAIDDDYVFPDAGETSRTEQTLNPSTTYASTDFQRSTRKAEFDSNPTTTTMKNNWLASGHSRDYHQRHPNLPDPFSEHHPNPSPHHHHHHHYHHQNHRQPHEHKHHEHSADFHRRHPELPSPFPQKDETDQQAEQEEDWELLANPNAEEVTPKLSARSNFDSQCDFDCGDGKCLMKEQICNGQKNCDNGRDEANCPPLDYEVRLTGGESPHMGRIEVKANGQWGYVCDDKFGLKDADVVCRELGFKMGAQAVRGSSIYAPPDQDFNYLMDEVECHGNETKLSECPFKGWGIHNCGVDEVAGVICKVPVMKCPNNYWLCHTSKECIPPAFVCDNTEDCADKSDECAAVCQAPIQYRLEGGRNSNEGRLEVKYHGAWGSVCDDDFNQKSAQVACNSMGFYGPAKIERNIFGIGNGPIWLDQVMCFGNETSLDKCSHWNWGDHNCNHTEDVALHCTAGPPPRNEKLSQSQLKGGRQLGQDSPAPSRSYSQIGLWERSSKALHTPRRCGIFKDDLTDEYAHREERVVRGNVAQRGRHPWQATIRTRGRAGISSHWCGAVVISKRHLLTAAHCLYGTPKGAYFVRVGDHYANIAENSEVDTFIENWYTHEDFRKGTHMNNDIALVVLKTPLKFSDYVQPICLPDKKAELVENRKCTISGWGSIKAGVSTPAQVLGSAELPILADNVCKQSNVYGSAMSDGMFCAGSMDESVDACEGDSGGPLVCSDDDGETLYGLISWGQHCGYKNRPGVYVRVNHYIDWIYEKINESLLRF, encoded by the exons ATGGCCAAGTGGCTCCTTGGCCTTTGGCTAGCGATCCTGGTTGTTGAT CGACCCGGGGTTATAGCTTATCGATCAGGCAGCGGCTACCCAAGCGGGCAGTTGGAACAAGTCGGGTTATCAGCAGCAGAGCACGGGCAATCGAATTACGGCACCGACCAACAGCAGCCTATTTACCATCGGGATTCGCCGTGTCCGGCGCATTTTACGGGTCTAGTGGCGTATCCCCACGACTGTCATCGCTATGTGAACTGCTTCCAAGGCAGTCCCACCATCCAGACCTGTTCACCCGGAACACTGTTTAATGCCAAGAGCCTGGTGTGCGATCATCCCAACAATGTGGCTTGCCCATCACCGGAATCGGAAACCACTCGTTTGGGACGACTAACGCAATTTGACAGTAAACCGAAATGTCCAGCCGGAGTGAATGGATTGCATCCGCATCCGTCGGATTGCACCAAGTTCCTCAACTGCGCCAATGGCCAGGCATTCATAATGGACTGCTCACCAGGAACTGCCTTTAGCCCATTAACGCTTGTTTGTGTGCACAAGGATGTCGCCAACTGTGGAAGTGGAGGAGCAGGATCTCTGGGCCACG CTGACCTTATACGGGACTTCTCAGCTTTGACTTGTCCTCAGCAAGCCCAGGGCTACTATCTTCATCCTTTTGATTGCACCAAGTATCTGAAATGCTGGAATCAACAAATCTCCGTAGAGAACTGTAAGCCAGGCGAGGTATTCAGCATATCGCGCCAAGAGTGTGCAGATAGAGATGAAGTAACGGAAGCTTACGATCGTGTTGAGTATTTTGAAGACACGCAGCATGAGTTGAGCAAGGAGGAGGTTGAGGAAGAGGAGCATCCGGAGCAGGAGACAGGAAACTCACATGACGTAAGCTATCAGCCGTCTTCTCCATCAACTGGAAAGTATCAGACTCCTTACAATTCGAATGAAGGCTACCAGCAACCCTATCCAACTAAAGGAGGATACCAGCCATCTTCTCCATCTAATGGAGGTTACCAGCAACCTTCTCAAGCGAATGGAAGCTACCAGCCACCTTATCCGACTAATGGGGTTTACCAGCCAACTTCTCCAGCAATCGGAGCTTACCAGCCGCCCTACCAAGCTACTGGAGGTTACCAGCCATCTTCTCTAACTAACGGAGGTTACCAGCCACCTTCTCAAGCGAATGGAGGCTACCAGCCACCAGCTCAACCAAATGGAGGCTACCAGCCATCTCCTCCAATTAACGAAGGTTACCAGCATTCTTCTCAAGCGAGTGGAGGTTACCACCCACCTTCTGTAGCTAATGGAGGTTACCAGACGCCTATCCAAGCAAATGGAGGTTACCAGTCACATTCTCAAGAAAATGGAGTTTATCAGCCATCCCATCAAACTACAGGAGGTTACCAGCCTCCTTTTCAATCGAATGACGGTTACTTATCGCAAACCCAATCTACTGATATAACTTACTATCCTGGGGGAGTAGAGCCTTCTGCTCCACCTTGTCCTTTGATGTGCCCAGAACAGGTAAGTGGCCTGTTTCCGAATCCATTCGACGCTACCGGCTATTTGACCTGCATCGATGGACACACTTTGGCTAGGCAGTGCCAGCCTCTCGATATCTTCAGTGTTTCCCAAGGTTACTGCCTGCCTGGGCAGCATGTTGCCATAACTGACCGTATTCCGTTTGAAAAGAAGCAAGACGACCAAGATAATC CTTTGGCCTGTCCTAGAAATTACGTAGGCTTCTTTGTCTATCCTTTCGACTGTTCGAAGTACTTGAGCTGCGGTCCCAATGGAATGGAACTTCTGAGTTGTCCAAATGAACAGCACTACAGTGTCTCGCTGGGATTTTGCAAGCCCATGGATCAAGTACTGCGTGAGGATCGTCTGTACACACTCAGTGAGCTCCACATCATTGTTGAGTGGACGCAGCGGATGAAGATTGAGGGCGCCGTTCCCGCCTGTCCCGAGGGGATCACCGGAACATTACCGCACCCACGCGTGCCCAGCAAATACCTCCGATGTGGACCAGGCCAGGCCGAGATGTACGACTGTCCGAGCCAGAAGATTTTCAGCATTTCCCGTAGAGTGTGCGTGCTGGATACGAAACTACCCAGCCACGATCGCACCGATTATCTTGTTCGGGGGGTCACTTCCGGTTGGATAGCTCCCTCTAATG ACAATCGCCAGTCCAAATCATATGAGACTTCTGGTCGCGATCAGTTCGGCAAACGATACACAACTACAACTACCACCACAACGCGGGTGATTGGAGACCGTTGGTCGGACATGAACATGCAGCGACCATCAGGCGCTGGACTGGAGCAAAaccctcatcatcatcagcatgcACACAACCCGGGCTGGACTGGCCAGGAAACATCCTACGTCCAGCGCGGGCCCGCCCAGAATACTCTATATGTGGAGGGATCGCTACAGCCTAACCGTAATTATCATACCTATAAGACTCCGTTGGCCCCGATGGCACCCAGCAACACGGGCAAGGTCTACTACGCCCAACCTGTTGCGGAACAGCAGCCAGAGCACGCAAGACCAGTGCCATCGCGCCAAAACTTTAGTCGCAGAATCGATTACGGTTCACCGGGCAATCGATGGGAACCAATGCCACCACTTGCTCCTTTGGGTGGCCAGCAACCATTAAATCTAGACTATACACCCCATACTCCTGGTGCAAGGGAACCCCAACCGCAAACTCCTCTGCCCGGACAGAAACCCATTGACTTGGACTATGATGACCAACAAACCCCGCAAGATCCGTACACCGGACTTCAGCCCCTTCCGGGATCACCATCTCGCTTCTATCCAGATCAATTGCCCAGTGGTTCGAAACCAATTGGTAAACAGCAACCTGTTGACTCGGAGTCCAATGGTTTTCCAGACCAGCACAAGCCCAATACTCCGCCAAGACATAACCCCAACTACGGATCGCCTTTGAGTAATGAATCCAATCTTTATGGTGGTCTATTACCCCCCAAGCCAGATTTCCCGGTTGACACCCAACCCACTTCAACACCCCGTCCTTTTCCTTCCAAGGCTCCAACACCGCAATTGGCTAACCGACTGCACATATTTCCTATTTACCCACCTGTGGTCAATGCAACCTCACACCAGACTCCCAATCAGCCACACTACAGTCCCTCGTACTCGGGAATTGCCCACTCACGAAATGCATCCTGGTCAAAGGTTCCGGTGACGAGTACGACGCCAGCACAGGACCCCGATCCTTTTAATCCTGAATCGGATGAGCCCTTctatgatgatggtgatgattTCACACCCACAACAGTGAGACGGGGTTTGGTGCCACCACCTTTTGATCACAAGTTCTATAGCCCGCAATCTCAGATTCCAAGCTTGAGCCAAGGCTCTGATCCCAACTCCCAAACGGCCATCAAAGAGGCTCTTAAACTAATGCTGCGTCCCTATTTCAATCATAGTGGCAATGCCCAAGAGAAACTAGCCAAGCAGGCTGAGTCAGCCATAGTATCTGTGATTAGTAAACCTCCAACCacaccaaaaccaaaaacgacGACAACTTCGACGACTGCTAGAATAGACCTCGACTCTGACGCCGAACTTATTAAGGCGGGTGAACAGGAAAGCCTGGACGCCATTGACGACGACTATGTTTTTCCAGATGCCGGGGAGACGTCCCGAACCGAGCAGACCCTAAATCCCAGTACAACGTACGCCTCGACAGACTTTCAACGGAGTACCCGCAAAGCGGAATTCGACTCGAACCCAACCACAACCACAATGAAAAACAATTGGCTTGCGTCTGGACACAGTCGTGACTACCACCAGCGTCATCCAAATTTGCCCGATCCGTTCTCCGAGCACCATCCCAATCCCTCtccccaccaccaccaccaccaccactaccaccaCCAAAACCACCGCCAACCCCATGAACACAAACACCACGAGCACAGTGCCGACTTCCATCGTCGTCATCCGGAACTGCCTAGTCCATTCCCACAAAAGGATGAAACCGACCAGCAGGCGGAACAAGAAGAGGACTGGGAGCTACTGGCCAATCCCAATGCTGAGGAAGTGACTCCCAAACTAAGCGCCCGTTCCAATTTCGACAGTCAATGCGACTTCGATTGCGGTGATGGCAAATGCCTGATGAAGGAGCAGATCTGCAATGGCCAGAAAAACTGCGATAACGGCAGGGACGAGGCTAACTGCCCGCCATTGGACTACGAAGTGCGTTTGACAGGAGGCGAAAGCCCTCACATGGGCCGCATTGAAGTCAAGG CTAATGGGCAATGGGGCTATGTGTGCGATGACAAGTTCGGCCTCAAGGATGCCGATGTCGTGTGCCGAGAACTGGGCTTTAAAATGGGTGCTCAAGCGGTCCGTGGAAGCTCTATTTATGCTCCCCCCGACCAGGACTTTAATTATCTGATGGATGAAGTCGAATGTCATGGCAACGAGACAAAGCTGAGCGAGTGCCCCTTCAAGGGATGGGGCATCCACAACTGCGGAGTTGATGAGGTGGCTGGCGTCATCTGCAAAGTTCCGGTGATGAAGTGCCCTAATAACTACTGGCTATGTCACACCTCCAAGGAGTGCATCCCACCCGCCTTTGTGTGCGACAATACCGAAGACTGTGCGGATAAGTCAGACGAATGCGCTGCCGTCTGTCAG GCACCTATTCAGTACCGTTTGGAAGGAGGGCGCAACTCCAACGAAGGCCGCCTGGAGGTGAAGTACCATGGTGCTTGGGGTAGTGTATGCGATGATGATTTCAACCAGAAGTCCGCTCAAGTGGCTTGCAATTCCATGGGCTTCTATGGACCAGCG AAAATCGAGAGGAACATCTTTGGCATTGGCAATGGACCCATTTGGCTTGACCAGGTGATGTGCTTCGGCAACGAAACCAGCCTCGACAAGTGCAGCCACTGGAACTGGGGTGACCACAATTGTAACCACACAGAGGATGTGGCACTGCATTGCACCGCTGGACCGCCACCTCGCAATGAGAAGTTGTCCCAAAGCCAACTCAAAGGTGGAAGGCAGCTTGGGCAGGATAGTCCCGCACCCTCGAGAAGCTACTCACAGATTGGTCTGTGGGAGCGATCCAGCAAGGCCCTCCATACTCCCCGTCGTTGTGGAATCTTCAAGGACGATCTCACGGATGAGTATGCGCATCGAGAGGAGCGCGTGGTTAGGGGAAATGTGGCCCAGCGGGGTCGTCATCCCTGGCAGGCCACCATAAGAACCAGAGGACGTGCTGGCATCTCCAGTCATTGGTGTGGCGCGGTGGTGATTTCCAAGCGTCATCTCCTCACCGCTGCTCACTGTCTGTATGGAACTCCAAAGGGAGCTTATTTCGTTCGCGTCGGAGATCACTATGCGAATATAGCCGAGAACTCCGAGGTGGATACGTTCATAGAGAACTGGTACACGCACGAGGACTTCCGCAAGGGAACCCATATGAACAACGATATAGCCCTGGTTGTGTTGAAGACTCCTCTGAAGTTTAGTGACTACGTCCAGCCCATTTGTTTGCCTGACAAAAAGGCGGAGCTCGTTGAGAATCGTAAATGCACCATTTCCGGCTGGGGTTCCATTAAAGCGGGAGTGTCTA CTCCTGCGCAAGTCCTGGGATCCGCTGAGCTTCCCATTTTAGCTGATAACGTCTGCAAGCAATCAAATGTGTATGGATCGGCCATGTCGGATG gAATGTTCTGTGCTGGATCCATGGATGAGAGTGTGGATGCCTGCGAAGGTGACTCAGGCGGTCCACTTGTTTGTTCCGACGACG ATGGCGAGACATTGTATGGCCTTATTTCGTGGGGTCAGCATTGCGGCTATAAGAACAGGCCGGGTGTCTATGTCCGTGTCAATCACTACATTGATTGGATCTACGAGAAAATTAATGAGAGCTTGCTACGCTTTTAA
- the LOC128258146 gene encoding uncharacterized protein LOC128258146 isoform X6: MAKWLLGLWLAILVVDRPGVIAYRSGSGYPSGQLEQVGLSAAEHGQSNYGTDQQQPIYHRDSPCPAHFTGLVAYPHDCHRYVNCFQGSPTIQTCSPGTLFNAKSLVCDHPNNVACPSPESETTRLGRLTQFDSKPKCPAGVNGLHPHPSDCTKFLNCANGQAFIMDCSPGTAFSPLTLVCVHKDVANCGSGGAGSLGHDNRQSKSYETSGRDQFGKRYTTTTTTTTRVIGDRWSDMNMQRPSGAGLEQNPHHHQHAHNPGWTGQETSYVQRGPAQNTLYVEGSLQPNRNYHTYKTPLAPMAPSNTGKVYYAQPVAEQQPEHARPVPSRQNFSRRIDYGSPGNRWEPMPPLAPLGGQQPLNLDYTPHTPGAREPQPQTPLPGQKPIDLDYDDQQTPQDPYTGLQPLPGSPSRFYPDQLPSGSKPIGKQQPVDSESNGFPDQHKPNTPPRHNPNYGSPLSNESNLYGGLLPPKPDFPVDTQPTSTPRPFPSKAPTPQLANRLHIFPIYPPVVNATSHQTPNQPHYSPSYSGIAHSRNASWSKVPVTSTTPAQDPDPFNPESDEPFYDDGDDFTPTTVRRGLVPPPFDHKFYSPQSQIPSLSQGSDPNSQTAIKEALKLMLRPYFNHSGNAQEKLAKQAESAIVSVISKPPTTPKPKTTTTSTTARIDLDSDAELIKAGEQESLDAIDDDYVFPDAGETSRTEQTLNPSTTYASTDFQRSTRKAEFDSNPTTTTMKNNWLASGHSRDYHQRHPNLPDPFSEHHPNPSPHHHHHHHYHHQNHRQPHEHKHHEHSADFHRRHPELPSPFPQKDETDQQAEQEEDWELLANPNAEEVTPKLSARSNFDSQCDFDCGDGKCLMKEQICNGQKNCDNGRDEANCPPLDYEVRLTGGESPHMGRIEVKANGQWGYVCDDKFGLKDADVVCRELGFKMGAQAVRGSSIYAPPDQDFNYLMDEVECHGNETKLSECPFKGWGIHNCGVDEVAGVICKVPVMKCPNNYWLCHTSKECIPPAFVCDNTEDCADKSDECAAVCQAPIQYRLEGGRNSNEGRLEVKYHGAWGSVCDDDFNQKSAQVACNSMGFYGPAKIERNIFGIGNGPIWLDQVMCFGNETSLDKCSHWNWGDHNCNHTEDVALHCTAGPPPRNEKLSQSQLKGGRQLGQDSPAPSRSYSQIGLWERSSKALHTPRRCGIFKDDLTDEYAHREERVVRGNVAQRGRHPWQATIRTRGRAGISSHWCGAVVISKRHLLTAAHCLYGTPKGAYFVRVGDHYANIAENSEVDTFIENWYTHEDFRKGTHMNNDIALVVLKTPLKFSDYVQPICLPDKKAELVENRKCTISGWGSIKAGVSTPAQVLGSAELPILADNVCKQSNVYGSAMSDGMFCAGSMDESVDACEGDSGGPLVCSDDDGETLYGLISWGQHCGYKNRPGVYVRVNHYIDWIYEKINESLLRF; encoded by the exons ATGGCCAAGTGGCTCCTTGGCCTTTGGCTAGCGATCCTGGTTGTTGAT CGACCCGGGGTTATAGCTTATCGATCAGGCAGCGGCTACCCAAGCGGGCAGTTGGAACAAGTCGGGTTATCAGCAGCAGAGCACGGGCAATCGAATTACGGCACCGACCAACAGCAGCCTATTTACCATCGGGATTCGCCGTGTCCGGCGCATTTTACGGGTCTAGTGGCGTATCCCCACGACTGTCATCGCTATGTGAACTGCTTCCAAGGCAGTCCCACCATCCAGACCTGTTCACCCGGAACACTGTTTAATGCCAAGAGCCTGGTGTGCGATCATCCCAACAATGTGGCTTGCCCATCACCGGAATCGGAAACCACTCGTTTGGGACGACTAACGCAATTTGACAGTAAACCGAAATGTCCAGCCGGAGTGAATGGATTGCATCCGCATCCGTCGGATTGCACCAAGTTCCTCAACTGCGCCAATGGCCAGGCATTCATAATGGACTGCTCACCAGGAACTGCCTTTAGCCCATTAACGCTTGTTTGTGTGCACAAGGATGTCGCCAACTGTGGAAGTGGAGGAGCAGGATCTCTGGGCCACG ACAATCGCCAGTCCAAATCATATGAGACTTCTGGTCGCGATCAGTTCGGCAAACGATACACAACTACAACTACCACCACAACGCGGGTGATTGGAGACCGTTGGTCGGACATGAACATGCAGCGACCATCAGGCGCTGGACTGGAGCAAAaccctcatcatcatcagcatgcACACAACCCGGGCTGGACTGGCCAGGAAACATCCTACGTCCAGCGCGGGCCCGCCCAGAATACTCTATATGTGGAGGGATCGCTACAGCCTAACCGTAATTATCATACCTATAAGACTCCGTTGGCCCCGATGGCACCCAGCAACACGGGCAAGGTCTACTACGCCCAACCTGTTGCGGAACAGCAGCCAGAGCACGCAAGACCAGTGCCATCGCGCCAAAACTTTAGTCGCAGAATCGATTACGGTTCACCGGGCAATCGATGGGAACCAATGCCACCACTTGCTCCTTTGGGTGGCCAGCAACCATTAAATCTAGACTATACACCCCATACTCCTGGTGCAAGGGAACCCCAACCGCAAACTCCTCTGCCCGGACAGAAACCCATTGACTTGGACTATGATGACCAACAAACCCCGCAAGATCCGTACACCGGACTTCAGCCCCTTCCGGGATCACCATCTCGCTTCTATCCAGATCAATTGCCCAGTGGTTCGAAACCAATTGGTAAACAGCAACCTGTTGACTCGGAGTCCAATGGTTTTCCAGACCAGCACAAGCCCAATACTCCGCCAAGACATAACCCCAACTACGGATCGCCTTTGAGTAATGAATCCAATCTTTATGGTGGTCTATTACCCCCCAAGCCAGATTTCCCGGTTGACACCCAACCCACTTCAACACCCCGTCCTTTTCCTTCCAAGGCTCCAACACCGCAATTGGCTAACCGACTGCACATATTTCCTATTTACCCACCTGTGGTCAATGCAACCTCACACCAGACTCCCAATCAGCCACACTACAGTCCCTCGTACTCGGGAATTGCCCACTCACGAAATGCATCCTGGTCAAAGGTTCCGGTGACGAGTACGACGCCAGCACAGGACCCCGATCCTTTTAATCCTGAATCGGATGAGCCCTTctatgatgatggtgatgattTCACACCCACAACAGTGAGACGGGGTTTGGTGCCACCACCTTTTGATCACAAGTTCTATAGCCCGCAATCTCAGATTCCAAGCTTGAGCCAAGGCTCTGATCCCAACTCCCAAACGGCCATCAAAGAGGCTCTTAAACTAATGCTGCGTCCCTATTTCAATCATAGTGGCAATGCCCAAGAGAAACTAGCCAAGCAGGCTGAGTCAGCCATAGTATCTGTGATTAGTAAACCTCCAACCacaccaaaaccaaaaacgacGACAACTTCGACGACTGCTAGAATAGACCTCGACTCTGACGCCGAACTTATTAAGGCGGGTGAACAGGAAAGCCTGGACGCCATTGACGACGACTATGTTTTTCCAGATGCCGGGGAGACGTCCCGAACCGAGCAGACCCTAAATCCCAGTACAACGTACGCCTCGACAGACTTTCAACGGAGTACCCGCAAAGCGGAATTCGACTCGAACCCAACCACAACCACAATGAAAAACAATTGGCTTGCGTCTGGACACAGTCGTGACTACCACCAGCGTCATCCAAATTTGCCCGATCCGTTCTCCGAGCACCATCCCAATCCCTCtccccaccaccaccaccaccaccactaccaccaCCAAAACCACCGCCAACCCCATGAACACAAACACCACGAGCACAGTGCCGACTTCCATCGTCGTCATCCGGAACTGCCTAGTCCATTCCCACAAAAGGATGAAACCGACCAGCAGGCGGAACAAGAAGAGGACTGGGAGCTACTGGCCAATCCCAATGCTGAGGAAGTGACTCCCAAACTAAGCGCCCGTTCCAATTTCGACAGTCAATGCGACTTCGATTGCGGTGATGGCAAATGCCTGATGAAGGAGCAGATCTGCAATGGCCAGAAAAACTGCGATAACGGCAGGGACGAGGCTAACTGCCCGCCATTGGACTACGAAGTGCGTTTGACAGGAGGCGAAAGCCCTCACATGGGCCGCATTGAAGTCAAGG CTAATGGGCAATGGGGCTATGTGTGCGATGACAAGTTCGGCCTCAAGGATGCCGATGTCGTGTGCCGAGAACTGGGCTTTAAAATGGGTGCTCAAGCGGTCCGTGGAAGCTCTATTTATGCTCCCCCCGACCAGGACTTTAATTATCTGATGGATGAAGTCGAATGTCATGGCAACGAGACAAAGCTGAGCGAGTGCCCCTTCAAGGGATGGGGCATCCACAACTGCGGAGTTGATGAGGTGGCTGGCGTCATCTGCAAAGTTCCGGTGATGAAGTGCCCTAATAACTACTGGCTATGTCACACCTCCAAGGAGTGCATCCCACCCGCCTTTGTGTGCGACAATACCGAAGACTGTGCGGATAAGTCAGACGAATGCGCTGCCGTCTGTCAG GCACCTATTCAGTACCGTTTGGAAGGAGGGCGCAACTCCAACGAAGGCCGCCTGGAGGTGAAGTACCATGGTGCTTGGGGTAGTGTATGCGATGATGATTTCAACCAGAAGTCCGCTCAAGTGGCTTGCAATTCCATGGGCTTCTATGGACCAGCG AAAATCGAGAGGAACATCTTTGGCATTGGCAATGGACCCATTTGGCTTGACCAGGTGATGTGCTTCGGCAACGAAACCAGCCTCGACAAGTGCAGCCACTGGAACTGGGGTGACCACAATTGTAACCACACAGAGGATGTGGCACTGCATTGCACCGCTGGACCGCCACCTCGCAATGAGAAGTTGTCCCAAAGCCAACTCAAAGGTGGAAGGCAGCTTGGGCAGGATAGTCCCGCACCCTCGAGAAGCTACTCACAGATTGGTCTGTGGGAGCGATCCAGCAAGGCCCTCCATACTCCCCGTCGTTGTGGAATCTTCAAGGACGATCTCACGGATGAGTATGCGCATCGAGAGGAGCGCGTGGTTAGGGGAAATGTGGCCCAGCGGGGTCGTCATCCCTGGCAGGCCACCATAAGAACCAGAGGACGTGCTGGCATCTCCAGTCATTGGTGTGGCGCGGTGGTGATTTCCAAGCGTCATCTCCTCACCGCTGCTCACTGTCTGTATGGAACTCCAAAGGGAGCTTATTTCGTTCGCGTCGGAGATCACTATGCGAATATAGCCGAGAACTCCGAGGTGGATACGTTCATAGAGAACTGGTACACGCACGAGGACTTCCGCAAGGGAACCCATATGAACAACGATATAGCCCTGGTTGTGTTGAAGACTCCTCTGAAGTTTAGTGACTACGTCCAGCCCATTTGTTTGCCTGACAAAAAGGCGGAGCTCGTTGAGAATCGTAAATGCACCATTTCCGGCTGGGGTTCCATTAAAGCGGGAGTGTCTA CTCCTGCGCAAGTCCTGGGATCCGCTGAGCTTCCCATTTTAGCTGATAACGTCTGCAAGCAATCAAATGTGTATGGATCGGCCATGTCGGATG gAATGTTCTGTGCTGGATCCATGGATGAGAGTGTGGATGCCTGCGAAGGTGACTCAGGCGGTCCACTTGTTTGTTCCGACGACG ATGGCGAGACATTGTATGGCCTTATTTCGTGGGGTCAGCATTGCGGCTATAAGAACAGGCCGGGTGTCTATGTCCGTGTCAATCACTACATTGATTGGATCTACGAGAAAATTAATGAGAGCTTGCTACGCTTTTAA